CCCGGCAGCGCGGCGGCGGCGCGCAGACTGCTGGAGGCGATAGCTGTCACCGTTCATGGTGAGGATGCTGACGTGATGGGTGAGCCGATCGAGCAGCGCGCCGGTGAGGCGCTCCGAGCCCAGAACCTGTGTCCAGTCCTCGAACGGGAGGTTGGACGTGACGATCGTCGATCCCCGCTCGTAGCGCTGCGAGAAGGTCTCGAACAACAGTTCTGCGCCGGTTGGCGAGAGGGGGACGTAGCCCAGCTCATCGACGATGAGCAGCTTCACCGCCGCCAGCTCGCGCTGCATCCTTAGCAGCCGCTTTTCGTCCCTGGCCTCCATCAACTGGTTCACCAGCGCCGCAGCGGTCGTGAACGCGACCGTGAAGCCTTTCTGGCAGGCCGCCAGCCCCAGGGCGAGCGCCACGTGGGTCTTGCCCGTCCCGCTGTTGCCCAGCGCGATGATGTTCTCCCGCCGCAGGATATATTCACCCCGCGCCAGTTCCAGCACGAGCATCTTGTTGAGGCTGGGGATGGCGGTGAAGTCGAAGCTGTCGAGGCTTTTCACCGCCGGGAACCGGGCGGCCCGGATTCGGCGCTCGACTGTGCGGCGTTCCCGGTCGATCAGTTCCAGCTCGATGAGGCGCAGCAGGTAGCGGCTATGGTCGACGCCGTCGCGCGCACATTCCCGGGCCAGCTTCTCATATTCGCGCAGCACCGTGGGCAGCTTGAGCTGCTTGAGATGATGCGCGAGCAGAACCTGCGGCGTGCCCGCCGTAGTGCCGGCGGGCATCTTGTCCTCGTTCGCCCGGCTCATGCCGCCAGCCCCGGCACGAGCGCGGTATAGTCGGCGGCGCACGTCGTCTTCACCTCCATCCTGGGGAGGTGGGGATAGGCCGCCAGATCGAGCCGGGCGGGTCGGCGCTCAATGCGCGCCAGCGCGATCTGCTTGACCGCGTCGAAGCCGATGGCGCCGATATGGATCGCCTCGTTCACCGCAAAGGTGACCACTTCCATCGGAATCGCCTCGAGCAGGCGCAGAACCTGGATGAACTCGCGTTTGCCCTTGTTG
The DNA window shown above is from Tardibacter chloracetimidivorans and carries:
- the istB gene encoding IS21-like element helper ATPase IstB; translated protein: MPAGTTAGTPQVLLAHHLKQLKLPTVLREYEKLARECARDGVDHSRYLLRLIELELIDRERRTVERRIRAARFPAVKSLDSFDFTAIPSLNKMLVLELARGEYILRRENIIALGNSGTGKTHVALALGLAACQKGFTVAFTTAAALVNQLMEARDEKRLLRMQRELAAVKLLIVDELGYVPLSPTGAELLFETFSQRYERGSTIVTSNLPFEDWTQVLGSERLTGALLDRLTHHVSILTMNGDSYRLQQSARRRRAAGAE